One genomic region from Candidatus Nomurabacteria bacterium encodes:
- a CDS encoding DUF11 domain-containing protein, with translation MKRFIPRMSKKVLAGVAVALTTLGVVGAVKAWYPERPTYTIENPAPHVTFNSITNNPDEGDERAFFEVKDAANTQMNGFSGKAEVEEGQELLLRVYVHNNAADNLNGSNFDGPGVAKNTKVRIHLPTDTAQALRANAYISADNAQPQTVADTIDLMGQNGANFKVEYVPGSAVQYTNAVPKGIKLSDSIVTSGAPIGYGAADGIVPGCFQYSSIVTIKVKVKMPSYSIQKSARLEGQTSADWKESVKAEPGKNTEWRIEFKNIGGTELKQVKVVDQVPAGLTVVPGSVKLYNGNYPSGYTYPDTAIQNGGKQVNVNIGNYNPGINAFVLFKTKVPELKDLECGVNKFDNIAYATPEGYGAVNDGADITVDGNECKPENPSYSCDLVTLEQLGGRKVKATVKATAINGAKVNNYVYDFGDKSEKLVTDKTSAEHTYANDGSYVVRVAVNVTVNGKNQLVESDKCAAPVKFESGKPVTPVTPTTPTTPSALPNTGAGDIAGIFVAVTVAGAVAHRLVLSRQES, from the coding sequence ATGAAGCGATTTATTCCTCGTATGTCTAAAAAGGTATTAGCTGGAGTTGCAGTTGCCTTGACTACACTTGGTGTAGTTGGAGCTGTAAAGGCTTGGTACCCTGAACGACCTACGTATACGATTGAGAATCCGGCGCCACACGTGACGTTTAACTCAATCACTAATAACCCTGATGAGGGTGATGAACGTGCATTTTTTGAAGTAAAAGACGCTGCTAATACTCAAATGAATGGTTTTAGTGGCAAGGCAGAAGTAGAAGAAGGTCAAGAGTTGTTGCTACGTGTTTACGTACACAACAACGCAGCTGACAATCTAAATGGAAGTAATTTTGATGGCCCTGGTGTTGCAAAGAATACTAAGGTGCGAATTCATCTTCCTACTGACACTGCTCAAGCGTTACGAGCTAACGCTTATATTAGTGCCGATAATGCTCAACCACAAACTGTGGCTGACACAATTGATCTTATGGGTCAAAATGGTGCTAATTTTAAAGTTGAGTATGTACCTGGCTCAGCTGTACAGTATACCAATGCTGTACCTAAAGGTATAAAACTAAGCGATAGTATTGTTACGTCTGGTGCGCCAATAGGTTATGGTGCTGCAGATGGTATTGTTCCTGGATGTTTCCAGTATTCTAGCATTGTAACCATTAAGGTTAAGGTTAAGATGCCAAGCTATTCAATCCAAAAATCAGCCCGATTAGAAGGTCAAACTTCTGCCGACTGGAAGGAATCTGTAAAAGCAGAGCCTGGCAAGAATACCGAATGGAGAATTGAATTCAAGAACATCGGCGGTACTGAACTTAAGCAGGTTAAGGTTGTTGACCAAGTTCCTGCAGGTTTAACTGTTGTTCCTGGTAGCGTAAAGCTTTACAACGGTAATTACCCAAGTGGTTATACCTATCCAGATACAGCAATCCAAAACGGTGGCAAGCAAGTAAACGTCAATATCGGTAACTATAATCCTGGTATTAATGCATTTGTATTGTTTAAAACTAAGGTTCCAGAACTTAAGGATCTTGAGTGTGGAGTTAATAAGTTTGATAACATTGCATACGCTACCCCAGAAGGTTATGGTGCTGTAAACGACGGTGCAGACATTACTGTTGATGGTAATGAATGTAAGCCAGAAAACCCTTCATATAGTTGTGATCTAGTTACTCTAGAACAACTTGGTGGACGAAAGGTTAAGGCAACTGTTAAGGCTACAGCTATTAACGGTGCAAAAGTAAACAACTATGTTTACGACTTTGGCGACAAATCCGAGAAACTAGTTACAGATAAAACTTCTGCTGAACATACATACGCTAATGATGGTAGTTATGTTGTTCGTGTAGCGGTTAATGTAACAGTGAACGGTAAAAATCAGTTAGTTGAAAGTGACAAGTGTGCGGCTCCAGTCAAGTTTGAATCTGGCAAGCCAGTAACACCAGTTACTCCAACTACGCCTACTACACCAAGCGCACTACCTAACACTGGTGCAGGTGATATAGCTGGCATTTTCGTAGCAGTTACTGTTGCGGGTGCAGTGGCACACCGATTGGTGCTTAGCCGTCAAGAAAGCTAG
- a CDS encoding recombinase family protein gives MLYDSLKTQLDSHGVTLIDTYGVISQEKVNTLEHLGHSYKWSTYSPSRKSEMLEAERSKDEVRDILSRVIGAEIRYTQMGYWMRKPPYGFLGEKVETQHGKRTILKPHPEEARFIVKLFELRASGQFSDKEIASKLNDLGYRGRPQYRRSKENRNRVVGKAEGSLLDHKKLWKMVRNPIYAGVNVEKWTKYQPVKCMFDGLVSVELFNRANKGKRTIIEIPGNKIAIHDNIAPRNATVRGTRNNDFAFKHYVMCPQCNKPLSGSTSRGKTGKYYSYYHCDKRGHKFRVTKEDLETKVYDFINDLVFSKERVDEVFAVVREKYEQHLALYEAKTAATDSQITRLEAQARELTKSFTTIASSAQKYVNEELENIDQQIKRLALERMNMETKKPMDIDKVITRVKKFSENIGQVINQQSNDTKKAQLFGVIFKKLPTYNDLAFRNQKSPHITGVNPVFQALLGDNFPMVIPRRIELLLPG, from the coding sequence ATGTTATATGATTCGCTCAAAACCCAGCTCGATAGCCACGGTGTGACCCTAATTGATACCTACGGTGTTATTAGTCAGGAGAAAGTTAACACCCTAGAGCATCTCGGCCATAGCTATAAATGGAGCACCTACTCACCCAGTCGCAAGTCAGAGATGCTGGAAGCCGAACGATCGAAAGACGAAGTTAGAGATATCTTAAGTCGCGTCATTGGTGCTGAGATACGCTATACCCAAATGGGATATTGGATGCGTAAACCACCTTACGGCTTTTTGGGAGAAAAAGTCGAGACTCAACACGGTAAACGCACTATATTGAAGCCGCATCCTGAAGAAGCCAGGTTTATTGTTAAACTGTTTGAGCTCAGAGCCAGTGGACAGTTCTCAGATAAAGAAATTGCCAGCAAGCTCAATGACTTGGGTTATCGTGGCCGACCACAGTACCGGCGTTCTAAAGAAAACCGAAATCGTGTGGTCGGCAAAGCTGAAGGTAGCCTGCTTGACCATAAAAAGCTCTGGAAAATGGTACGCAATCCAATCTATGCAGGCGTGAATGTTGAAAAGTGGACAAAATACCAGCCAGTGAAATGTATGTTCGATGGTCTGGTGTCAGTTGAGCTGTTCAACCGTGCCAATAAAGGCAAACGAACCATTATTGAAATCCCTGGAAACAAAATAGCCATCCACGATAACATCGCCCCGCGCAATGCCACCGTACGAGGCACGCGCAACAATGACTTTGCGTTCAAGCACTATGTTATGTGCCCACAATGCAACAAACCTCTGTCGGGCAGCACCTCACGGGGCAAAACAGGCAAATACTACTCGTACTACCACTGTGATAAACGAGGTCACAAATTCAGAGTCACGAAAGAAGATCTTGAGACTAAGGTCTATGATTTCATTAATGACTTAGTCTTTTCTAAAGAACGAGTGGATGAGGTCTTTGCGGTTGTACGCGAAAAGTATGAGCAACATCTAGCCCTTTATGAAGCTAAGACGGCGGCCACTGATTCACAGATTACTCGGCTTGAAGCTCAAGCCAGAGAGCTCACCAAAAGTTTTACCACTATTGCTTCCTCAGCTCAGAAGTATGTCAATGAAGAGCTAGAGAATATCGATCAACAGATTAAGCGCCTAGCACTAGAAAGGATGAACATGGAAACTAAAAAACCTATGGATATAGACAAGGTTATAACCAGAGTCAAGAAGTTTTCCGAAAACATCGGACAGGTTATCAATCAACAGAGTAACGATACCAAAAAAGCTCAACTTTTCGGGGTCATATTCAAGAAATTACCAACCTACAATGATTTAGCTTTCCGAAACCAAAAATCACCCCATATTACAGGGGTGAATCCAGTCTTCCAAGCCTTGCTTGGCGATAATTTTCCTATGGTGATCCCAAGGAGAATCGAACTCCTATTGCCAGGATGA
- a CDS encoding replication-relaxation family protein — MKEPKYRRPLNPQQITILNTLYKFRFTNIALLAQNQQANPRVISSRLKILVDQGYIGMNYDSSYKIARRPATYYLATKGVRFLRTQPYTSESALRSIYHDKRVEDHRINHRLNVFKAYIQLKHSYPDRYKFYSKTELMDKDYVPKTKPDAYIVDKEADNSYFLECLEDNMTYWTLRKTIRKYITFTEMEIWRQYKTNQSHPEVLLICESERLERTVKKLVEKELDRSYVELGVKVVDPDEEFLV, encoded by the coding sequence GTGAAAGAGCCAAAATACCGACGACCATTAAACCCTCAGCAAATTACTATTCTTAATACTCTCTATAAGTTTAGATTTACTAATATTGCTTTACTTGCACAGAACCAACAAGCCAACCCTAGAGTTATATCAAGCAGACTAAAGATATTAGTAGATCAAGGCTATATCGGTATGAACTATGATAGTAGCTATAAGATAGCTAGAAGACCAGCTACATACTATCTAGCTACTAAAGGTGTCCGATTCTTACGAACACAACCATACACAAGCGAATCAGCTCTTAGAAGCATCTACCACGACAAGCGAGTTGAAGATCATAGAATTAATCACCGACTCAATGTCTTTAAAGCCTATATACAGCTCAAACATAGCTATCCAGATAGATATAAGTTCTACAGCAAAACTGAGCTTATGGACAAAGATTACGTACCTAAAACTAAGCCAGACGCATACATAGTAGATAAAGAAGCCGACAATTCCTACTTCCTGGAGTGTCTAGAGGACAATATGACCTACTGGACGCTACGCAAAACCATACGGAAATACATAACTTTCACTGAGATGGAGATATGGAGACAATATAAAACCAATCAATCACATCCGGAAGTGCTACTTATATGTGAGTCGGAGAGGCTTGAGAGGACAGTAAAAAAGCTGGTCGAGAAAGAATTAGATCGTAGCTATGTTGAGCTAGGGGTCAAGGTGGTTGATCCAGACGAAGAATTTCTGGTTTGA
- a CDS encoding ATP-binding protein: MTKLEDNEQVSLQLVVTPAVISEAFAIDRKIRQGYWSGSSLEKKFGHKSIFRIIFAILKLPFVIVWSMIYGFLYHDIPASSKATNNLPTNTHIPPAEQELLDRMHDKLTQDLFYVDIRTQIITTDKARAKSRAQSLANSMATYATPTWQRLRTTVVWIPWLGVRHRIWVLDHRLPSLIHRNSNVLSSTELSSMYHFPHSSSARTENVSKSLSKTLPAPTSLKSAKYLDVTLGKNSHLGSETLIGLAEAERERHVYIIGGTGNGKTTMLQYGIVQDIRDGKGLAVIDPHGDMALTLLKYIPKDRIKDVIYFNPDDIDHPLAMNLLEIPDGLTGSALEREKDRVTESVISVLRKIFSDDDSGGHRIEYVLRNAIQTALTTDSPTIFTIFELLTNDTYRKKITNALPAGTLKNFWQNELGKAGAMQRVKMSHGVTSKIGRFEFSPSTKRVMGRPKSTIDFDDILSSGKILICNFSKGNLGEDTSELFGTAVLAKLQLAALRRSRLAQDEREPFYLYVDEFQNFATMPFVQMLSEARKYKLFLTMAEQSTAQQDEQRLVQIILANVGTVISFRTGSPVDEQLVLPLFKPFIDEGEIANLPSYNFYARLSAIRSQEPMSGETILLEDEGDKAIAQKVIESSRDLYAYEYEDGTKKKKADKTESHETQDVKDSDSEDEPIEV; this comes from the coding sequence ATGACAAAACTAGAAGATAATGAACAAGTTAGCTTGCAACTCGTCGTTACGCCGGCCGTTATCTCTGAAGCCTTTGCGATTGATCGTAAGATACGCCAGGGCTATTGGTCTGGATCAAGCCTTGAGAAAAAGTTTGGCCATAAAAGCATCTTTCGGATTATCTTTGCCATTCTAAAACTACCATTCGTCATTGTCTGGAGTATGATCTATGGTTTTCTCTATCACGATATACCGGCTAGTTCTAAGGCCACTAACAATTTACCGACTAATACACATATACCTCCGGCCGAACAAGAGCTTTTGGACCGAATGCATGACAAGCTCACTCAAGATCTCTTTTACGTCGATATACGGACTCAGATCATAACTACAGACAAAGCTCGAGCTAAATCTAGAGCCCAATCACTGGCGAACTCGATGGCTACCTATGCTACGCCAACTTGGCAAAGACTACGAACTACCGTGGTCTGGATACCATGGCTTGGTGTACGACATCGGATATGGGTGCTAGATCACCGCTTGCCGTCACTGATTCATAGAAATAGTAATGTTTTAAGCTCAACTGAACTAAGCAGCATGTACCATTTTCCTCATAGTTCGTCTGCTCGAACAGAAAACGTCTCAAAGTCACTCAGTAAAACCCTGCCAGCCCCAACTTCACTTAAGAGTGCTAAATATCTTGATGTGACCTTAGGCAAGAACAGTCATCTTGGCAGTGAAACCTTAATAGGCCTCGCCGAAGCTGAACGCGAACGCCATGTTTATATCATCGGCGGAACCGGAAACGGTAAAACCACCATGCTCCAGTACGGTATCGTTCAAGATATTAGGGACGGTAAAGGCCTGGCTGTGATTGACCCACATGGGGATATGGCACTGACGCTACTGAAATATATTCCGAAAGATCGCATTAAAGACGTCATCTACTTTAACCCTGACGATATCGACCATCCACTGGCTATGAACCTGCTAGAAATACCTGACGGACTGACTGGCAGTGCCTTAGAGCGAGAAAAAGATCGAGTCACTGAATCAGTTATCTCGGTACTACGTAAAATTTTCTCTGATGATGACTCGGGTGGCCATAGAATTGAATATGTGCTTAGAAATGCGATTCAAACTGCTCTAACAACTGATAGTCCGACTATTTTTACTATCTTTGAACTGCTCACTAACGATACCTACCGAAAGAAGATAACGAATGCCTTGCCAGCCGGAACCTTAAAGAACTTCTGGCAGAACGAACTTGGCAAGGCTGGTGCCATGCAACGAGTTAAGATGAGCCATGGCGTGACCAGTAAGATTGGACGCTTTGAGTTTTCGCCAAGCACCAAACGAGTTATGGGCCGACCAAAATCAACCATCGACTTTGATGATATCTTGTCTTCGGGCAAGATCCTGATCTGTAACTTTAGTAAGGGGAATCTAGGCGAGGATACTTCGGAACTATTCGGCACTGCGGTGCTGGCTAAGCTTCAATTAGCTGCATTGAGGCGTTCTCGACTTGCTCAAGATGAGCGTGAGCCATTCTACCTCTACGTTGATGAGTTCCAGAACTTTGCGACCATGCCGTTTGTCCAGATGCTATCTGAAGCTCGGAAGTACAAGCTGTTCCTGACTATGGCTGAGCAATCTACAGCCCAACAAGACGAACAAAGACTCGTACAGATAATCCTGGCAAACGTCGGTACAGTTATTAGCTTTAGGACTGGTAGCCCGGTGGATGAACAACTAGTATTGCCGTTGTTTAAACCATTTATTGATGAAGGCGAGATAGCCAACCTACCAAGTTACAACTTCTATGCACGGCTAAGTGCTATACGGTCCCAAGAACCGATGTCTGGGGAGACGATACTTTTGGAAGACGAGGGAGATAAGGCTATTGCTCAGAAAGTTATAGAGTCTTCACGGGATTTGTATGCGTATGAATACGAAGATGGAACGAAAAAGAAAAAAGCAGATAAGACCGAGTCTCATGAAACACAAGACGTTAAAGATAGTGACTCGGAAGATGAGCCGATTGAGGTGTAG
- a CDS encoding IS1595 family transposase, which translates to MKSVTWLRQSNLPFQSIWLLLWCWQKQKSTGTTVDISGVSYPTVRRWFRRFREQIPASTLQLSGIVEVDESFFGRQKFGSQTIVVGAIERDTRRVRLQVIPDRAQDSLEMFLSTTVNRGSHITTDAHSGYNDLEFYGFSHERCNHSNGHFGPTNMIENFWGVLKRSLRRLYGKLTLADLPNILKEWEQRQNQPEMFYTVTNYLQATLVLS; encoded by the coding sequence GTGAAGTCTGTAACCTGGCTGAGGCAATCTAATCTGCCGTTCCAGAGTATCTGGCTACTCCTGTGGTGTTGGCAAAAGCAGAAGAGTACAGGTACTACTGTAGATATCTCAGGTGTTAGCTACCCAACCGTCCGACGCTGGTTTAGAAGATTCCGGGAACAAATTCCAGCCAGTACTCTCCAGCTGTCTGGTATTGTCGAAGTAGATGAGAGTTTCTTTGGCAGACAGAAGTTTGGTAGCCAGACAATTGTCGTGGGTGCCATTGAGCGAGATACCAGACGAGTACGTCTCCAGGTTATTCCAGACAGAGCCCAAGACAGTTTAGAAATGTTTCTTAGCACTACAGTGAACCGTGGCTCACATATTACGACAGATGCTCACAGTGGCTACAACGACCTAGAGTTCTACGGTTTCTCCCACGAAAGATGCAACCACAGTAACGGACACTTTGGTCCAACCAACATGATTGAGAACTTCTGGGGTGTACTGAAGAGATCTCTCAGAAGACTATATGGCAAGCTAACGCTTGCTGACTTACCAAATATATTAAAAGAGTGGGAACAAAGACAAAACCAACCAGAAATGTTTTACACTGTAACTAACTACTTACAAGCTACGCTTGTTCTGAGTTAG
- a CDS encoding DUF3800 domain-containing protein, with the protein MRSYIYMDESGDLGFDFTKSKTSKHFVVSFVFTHDKKPIDKIVKKLYKGFSKKELKGHPGTLHAYKEKPVTRIRLLRNLAEKDVHILTIRLNKQKVYTRLQDEKHVLYNYVVNILLDRMISKKLVPLDHEICFVASKRETNRFLNENFAAYLKKQTKDNHKLDIHIDIKTPAQEKGLQVVDCVVWSFFRKYEHDDASYAEILKERVVEENSLFP; encoded by the coding sequence ATGCGCAGCTATATCTACATGGATGAAAGCGGAGATTTAGGTTTTGATTTCACTAAATCAAAGACAAGTAAACACTTTGTCGTAAGTTTTGTCTTTACTCACGACAAAAAACCCATAGATAAAATTGTCAAGAAACTATACAAGGGATTTTCCAAGAAGGAACTCAAAGGACATCCTGGTACGTTGCACGCGTATAAGGAAAAGCCAGTGACCCGTATACGTCTTTTGCGTAATTTGGCCGAAAAAGATGTACATATACTGACAATCCGCCTTAATAAGCAGAAAGTTTATACCCGCTTGCAAGACGAAAAGCACGTGCTCTATAACTATGTCGTCAACATACTACTCGATCGTATGATAAGCAAAAAGTTGGTTCCTCTTGATCATGAGATTTGTTTCGTGGCCTCAAAACGGGAAACAAACAGGTTTCTCAATGAGAACTTTGCAGCCTATCTAAAGAAGCAAACAAAAGATAATCACAAACTAGATATTCATATCGATATTAAAACACCTGCACAAGAAAAAGGACTACAGGTCGTTGATTGTGTCGTATGGAGTTTCTTTAGAAAATATGAACACGATGATGCATCATATGCCGAAATACTGAAAGAAAGGGTTGTAGAAGAGAACTCGCTGTTTCCATAG
- a CDS encoding helix-turn-helix transcriptional regulator — MNEVKLRKAIGTNLQKARKARRYTQREIAEKVGLSTNYYATLEQGAAIASVETLYEIFTVLGVKASDVFPN; from the coding sequence ATGAACGAAGTTAAACTGAGAAAAGCAATTGGGACTAATCTGCAAAAAGCTCGCAAGGCAAGGCGTTACACTCAGCGGGAGATTGCTGAAAAAGTAGGATTGTCTACTAATTACTACGCAACCTTGGAACAGGGGGCTGCTATTGCATCGGTCGAAACACTGTATGAAATATTTACCGTCTTAGGCGTTAAAGCATCGGATGTCTTTCCAAATTAG
- a CDS encoding recombinase family protein: MIGAEVRYTRLGYWMRQAPYGYISEKVETRNGKRTILKPHPKEAPLLRKLFEIRALGAYTDTEICAQLNALGFKTRTRYKRSKHDRTRIISKTGGDPLGPKALWKIIRHPIYAGINVEKWTEGKPVKCAFEGLVSIELFNRANKGKVTLVENGDDIEFLTKDSERVIVNAGVRSPDFPYKRFVGCSKCGRPLLGSASRGKNGKYYPAYHCSNHGHYFRVPKDELEATVTEFISLIKPSQEQITMLTDAVLAEWEKRQQHTEKVLENYNERIVDLKAELRQTLQSMKSLTSATAIKYMEEDLMHIETQIQQLESDKKAIAGVDMSKIERIVSRVKFFLENMDKLMLKQIDPVKKAQFFGVLFDRIPRYSEINSGTPSLLPLDLCFEATKKTQESLESLVVNLKGTHSEIFYRELEELANKLTVQENNNV; this comes from the coding sequence ATGATTGGTGCCGAAGTTCGCTACACACGCCTCGGCTACTGGATGCGTCAAGCACCCTACGGCTATATCAGCGAAAAAGTCGAAACTCGTAACGGCAAGCGAACTATCTTAAAGCCACACCCCAAGGAGGCGCCGCTACTTCGTAAGCTGTTCGAGATACGAGCGCTTGGTGCGTATACAGATACCGAGATATGTGCACAATTAAACGCGCTTGGATTCAAGACCCGTACACGCTACAAACGAAGCAAGCATGATCGTACACGGATTATCTCTAAAACCGGTGGCGATCCTCTCGGTCCGAAAGCGTTATGGAAGATAATTCGTCATCCGATATACGCTGGTATAAATGTAGAGAAGTGGACGGAGGGTAAGCCGGTTAAATGTGCCTTCGAGGGGCTGGTGAGTATTGAGCTTTTCAATCGAGCCAACAAGGGTAAAGTGACCTTGGTAGAAAATGGTGACGATATTGAGTTCTTGACTAAAGATTCAGAACGAGTGATCGTTAATGCCGGAGTGCGCAGCCCGGACTTTCCGTATAAGCGTTTTGTGGGCTGTTCAAAATGTGGTCGACCATTACTCGGCAGTGCATCGCGTGGCAAGAACGGCAAATACTACCCAGCATATCACTGTAGCAATCATGGCCACTACTTTCGAGTGCCAAAAGATGAGCTTGAAGCTACGGTAACTGAGTTTATTAGTCTCATAAAACCCTCTCAGGAGCAAATCACTATGCTTACCGATGCAGTTCTAGCCGAGTGGGAAAAGCGTCAGCAACATACTGAGAAAGTACTTGAAAACTATAATGAGCGTATCGTCGACCTAAAAGCCGAGCTGCGACAAACACTCCAAAGCATGAAGTCACTAACATCGGCGACAGCAATAAAATATATGGAGGAAGATTTAATGCATATCGAAACACAGATACAGCAGCTAGAGTCCGACAAGAAAGCCATAGCAGGTGTAGACATGAGTAAAATAGAACGAATTGTTTCGAGGGTGAAATTCTTTCTGGAAAATATGGACAAATTGATGCTTAAACAGATTGATCCAGTCAAAAAAGCTCAGTTCTTTGGTGTACTTTTTGACCGGATCCCAAGATACTCGGAAATAAATTCTGGAACACCTTCCTTATTGCCACTTGACCTCTGTTTTGAAGCAACAAAAAAGACCCAAGAAAGTCTTGAGTCCCTTGTGGTGAACCTAAAGGGTACTCATTCCGAAATCTTTTATCGTGAACTGGAGGAACTAGCGAATAAACTCACGGTTCAGGAGAATAACAATGTTTAG
- a CDS encoding recombinase family protein has translation MQPRLKPNAVIAIRVSTTRQGTDGDSPEAQREQLLRYAETHNIHVKEQFVFLESGSKEKQPMQQAINYCKDRKNNIQYFIIKSIDRFTRGGGSPYDQLKLQLEKLDISLVDIYGVISS, from the coding sequence ATGCAACCAAGACTGAAGCCAAACGCTGTTATTGCTATTCGCGTTAGTACAACTAGGCAAGGTACGGATGGTGACTCCCCCGAGGCACAGCGCGAGCAGCTTCTTCGTTACGCCGAAACACATAATATCCATGTCAAGGAACAGTTTGTCTTTCTGGAGTCTGGCTCAAAAGAAAAGCAGCCAATGCAACAAGCCATCAACTACTGCAAAGACCGAAAGAACAATATTCAGTATTTCATAATCAAATCGATTGACCGGTTCACACGTGGTGGCGGTTCGCCTTATGACCAATTGAAACTACAACTCGAAAAACTCGACATATCTCTGGTGGATATCTATGGCGTGATCAGCTCATAA